TCAGCTACTCCTCCGAGCCCGCCCTCTCTTTCTCCTGCATTTTCTGATAGCGCTGTATTTCGTTGGTTCCCCTGCCAAACTCGCGTTGTTTGTAGAGTTTGAAGCGAGAAGGCTGCGCACGGCGGGGCCATGCGTTGTTGCCCAGATCAGCGTCGGCCGTTTCGAGGTGGGGATCGAGCATGATGGATACCGCTTCCTTGTCGGTAACAAAAACCTTGGTAACCTTCTCGGTGTTCTTTCGCCAGATTTCTGCCGGTATGCGGCGGATTTCTTTGGTGCCATCGGCGTACTCAAATTCAAGAATAAGCGGCATCACCAAACCACCTATATTGCGGAAGGTGATTTCGTAGAACTGCTGACCTGATTGCAGTCGCGCCAGTTCCTCGTCGCTCAATGACGCAATGTAGCGCTCGTAAGCCACTTCCTCATGCTTGGCAAAAGCTTCGTGGCGGTCAAAATCGGAGTAGAAATCACGAAGGGTTGAATCCTTGTCTGCCAGTCGTTTTGGCATTTCCTCACGGTTGCGGATTTCGCTGATGTGCTCGCGCTCGTTGGCTTTTTGCTCTTCGCGCCATGCCCTGATGTCTTCGGGGTTGCGGGTGTTGATTTGAAACCAGCGGACGTCATCGATGGAAATATCCACGTGGTCCGTTGTAAAGAACCAACCTCGCCAGAACCAGTCTAAATCCACGCCCGAGGCATCTTCCATGGTGCGGAAAAAATCCGCGGGTGTAGGATGCTTAAACATCCAGCGGTTGGCGTATTCCTTAAAGGCAAAGTCAAACAACTCGCGCCCCATCACTGTTTCGCGCAGAATATTGAGCGCAGCCGTGGGCTTGGCGTAGGCGTTGTTTCCGAGCTGAAACACACTTTCGGAGTTGGTCATGATGGGCACCTGGGTGCTTTTATCGCCACTCATGTACTCCACAATGCTGGCCGGAGTGCCGCGACGCGAGGGAAAATCTGCGTCAAACTCACGCTCGGTAAGGAATTGCAAAAAGGTGTTGAGGCCTTCGTCCATCCAGGTCCATTGGCGCTCGTCTGAGTTCACAATCATCGGGAACCAGTTGTGGCCTACTTCGTGGATGATGACCCCAATCACTCCCCATTTCATGCGCTCGGAGTAGGTGCCGTCGGGCTCACAGCGACCGTAATTAAAACAAATCATTGGGTACTCCATCCCGATGCGGTCGGCGTTCACAGAGATGGCTACCGGATACGGGTAATCAAAGGTGAATTTGCTGTAGGTTTTAAGGGTGTGCACCACGGTTCGGGTGCTGTATTGCTCCCACAGCGGATTGGCCTCCTTGGGGTAGTAAGACATGGCCATTACGGTTCGGCCGTCAAAATCTACACCTTGCGCGTCCCAGATAAACTTGCGGCTGCTGGCAAAGGCAAAATCGCGCACATTGTCGGCCTTAAAGCGCCATGTTTTGGTTCCCGAGGCGCGGCCTTTTTCGATTTCTTCGGCTTCTTTCTGCGAGAGAATCATCACGGGTTGGTCGGCCGTGCGGGCTCTGTCGAGCCTGGAGCGTTGCTTTTCAGAAAGCACATCGCGGGGGTTTTGCAGCACGCCTGTAGAACCCACCATGTGGTCGGCAGGTGCTGTAATGCGCACATCGTAATTCCCAAAGTTGAGGGTAAACTCACCTGCGCCGAGAAATTGTTTGTGCTGCCAGCCGTCGTGATCATTGTACACGGCCATGCGCGGATAGAACTGCGCGATGGTGTAGAGGTAGTTGCTGTCGGCTTCAAAGAATTCGTATCCCGAGCGCCCGCCAATCTTCATGCGGTCGTTGATGTTGTACCACCACTTGATTCGAAAAGTATAGGCCGCTCCGGCCGGCAACTGGCGTGGCATATCAATGCGCATCATGGTTTTGTTGATGGTAAAAGGAAGGTCTTTGCCGTCTTTGTCTTTTACCCAGTCAATTTTAAAACCTCCGTCAAAATCGGGTTCCCAGTAATCAATGTCGGCAAAGCGCAGCGAGTCGCCCATAGAGCTTGTGCGGGTTTTGTAGGTGTCCGAATCGCGCGCCCGCACGTTCTGGTCGAGCTGCACCCACAGGTATCGCAACTGGTCGGGAGAGTTGTTGAAGTAGGTGATGGTTTCCTCGCCGTAAATACGCTGGTTGTCATCGTCGAGCGTGACGTCAATCTGGTAATCTGCCCGCTGCTGCCAGTAACGGTGACCGGGGGCACCCGAAGCTGCCCGGTACACATTGGGGGTGGGAAGCAGGTCGTCAATCTGGGCAAATTTGTGTGGCTTATCCTGCGCGTTTGAGGGCGCACACCACATCAAGCCGGCTAGTATGAGAAAGAAACCAAGGTATTTCATGGGCAACTGGGGGTTCAACTTTGCGAAGCGGCTAAATTAAGGAAAATGCCCTGTGCAATGCCTATTTTTGCCCGTATGAAAACAGCGCTGATTTGTGTTCTGCTTATCGCGGCTCCATGGCTCACAGGTTCACCGCCGGTACACGAGGTGTACGTAAGCCTCGCTCAAATTGAATACAACCCCGAAGCCCATACCCTGGAGGTTGCGCTCAAGCTCTTTACCGACGACACCGACCGTTGTGTAGGCCGCAGGTTTCGGGAGAACCTCCGGCTGGGCGAAGCCGATGAGCACGCGCAAAGCGATTCCCTTTTGATGGCCTATGTAGACGAGCATTTCCAGCTTCAATGCGGAGAAGTAAGGCTTCATCCGCGCTACTACGGCAAGGAGGTAAGCATTGATGAAACATGGGTTTATTTTGACTACCCCATTGAATGTGAACCCGGAGTCGACTTAAAAGTGAGCAACCGCATTTTTACGGAAGTGTTTGTGGCGCAGGTGAATCTGGTAAAATTCGAAGGGCCGGGTGTTCAGGCGCAAAGCCTTCAACTCACCCACGATCAATACCGCGGAACGCTGCAACTGCCATGACCAAAAAAGAGAAAGCAGCTTTTGTGATGGAGCAATTGGAGCGTCTGTACCCTGAAACGCCCGTGCCGCTCAACCATGTTGACCCCTATACCTTGTTGGTTGCTGTGCTGCTCAGCGCACAATGCACCGACGCCCGTGTAAACCAGATCACGCCATTGCTTTTTGAACGCGCCGATAATCCGCACGACATGGTGAAACTCACGGTGGATGAAATCAGGGAAATCATCAAGCCCTGCGGGTTGAGTCCGGCAAAATCCAAAGCCATTTACGGATTGTCTGAAATCATTCTGGAGAAGCACGGCGGAGAGGTTCCGCAAACTTTTGAGGAGCTTGAGGCGCTGCCCGGTGTGGGACACAAAACAGCATCCGTGGTGATGGCCCAGGCGTTTGGTGTGCCGGCTTTTCCGGTTGATACGCACATTCACCGCTTGATTTACCGCTGGGGACTGAGCACCGGCAAAAGCGTTGAACAAACCGAAAAAGACTGCAAAAAGCTCTTTCCGCGAGATAGCTGGAACAAGCTGCACCTGCAGATTATCTTTTACGGCCGCGAGTACTCTCCTGCCCGGGGGCTGGACCTCAACAAGGATTTCATTACGGCAGCCATCGGGCGGAAGTCGGTGATTCAGAAGGCTGGGAAAAAGTAGCCAGGCCTAAGAGCGTTAATTGAAGGAGCGGAATTGAGATTTACTGGTGGTTTAAATCCTTTCCGAAAACACTCATATCTGCCTTGGCAACTCGTGGGATAGTTCTTAACTTTATACAATGATTACGCAGCGCCAGAAACAAGCGATTAAGGATGTCCTTTCGGCCTACAAACCCATCATGATTGGTTTGTTTGGGTCTTATGCACGCGGCGAACAGAACTCAAAAAGTGACCTTGATTTACTGGTAGACTTTGACGACAATGTTAACCTACTAGATATCATAGGAATGGAGCAAGAACTGAGCGCCAGATTGGGAATCAAGGTTGACCTCGTAACCAGACGTTCATTACACCCACGACTCAAGGAATACGTAGAGCGCGACCTAATCATTCTGAAACAATGAAAAAGGAGCCTGCTATTTACCTGGAACACATTGCTGGTTGCTCGCTGAAAATTCTTCAGTACACCGAAAACATAACGCAAAATGACTTCATGCTGAACACATTGGTTCAGGACGCGGTAATCCGAAACCTCGAAATAATTGGAGAAGCGACAAAGCAACTGGATCATGACTTTCGCTCAAAATACAGCGAAATCGAATGGAAGAAAATTGCAGGAATGCGTGACAAGCTTATTCATGACTACATTGGGGTTGATTTATGGGCTGTATTCAAGGTGGTAAAGGATATTATACCTGAGTTTCATCAGCAAATTTCAGACATCATTCAGCGCGAATCCGATGGTGCCTGACGTAGGAGGAGTCCGGATTCCAGAGGAGCCATTCGCCATTACAGGTTCATCTGGCTGAGTACATTTTCAATTGTCTTTCCTTAATTTGGCGGCTATGCCGACCATGTTGCAGGATAAACCCAAAACCTACTTCCACGGCCTCGACGGTCTGCGGTTTCTGGCGTTTATGGTGGTGATGGGCGCACACCTGGCGCACCCGCTGTCGGCAGAGTATGAAACCGGATGGCTCCACTACGTGCTGAGCTGGTTTCAATTTGGTTACCTGGCGGTAGATTTATTTTTTGTGCTCTCTGCCTTCCTGATTTCATGGTGGGGTTTTCGCGAAATGGAGCAGCATGGCCGCTTCAGGTTCAGAAGGTATTTTGCACGCCGCGCCATCCGAATCTGGCCGCTTTACTTTTTGATGGTGCTTATTTCGGTGCTGGTCATTCAGCTTCAGCGCGCGGGCGGCATGCCTGAATCGCCCATGCCTTCCATCTGGCACTATCTCACCTTTACGCTCAATTTTGCGGCACTGGAAGGCGACCAGTTTCTGATGGTGATTCTGTGGTCCATTTCGGTGGAAGAGCAGTACTACATCCTGAATGGTTTGCTCATGCGTTTTGCAC
The window above is part of the Cryomorphaceae bacterium genome. Proteins encoded here:
- a CDS encoding M1 family peptidase, encoding MKYLGFFLILAGLMWCAPSNAQDKPHKFAQIDDLLPTPNVYRAASGAPGHRYWQQRADYQIDVTLDDDNQRIYGEETITYFNNSPDQLRYLWVQLDQNVRARDSDTYKTRTSSMGDSLRFADIDYWEPDFDGGFKIDWVKDKDGKDLPFTINKTMMRIDMPRQLPAGAAYTFRIKWWYNINDRMKIGGRSGYEFFEADSNYLYTIAQFYPRMAVYNDHDGWQHKQFLGAGEFTLNFGNYDVRITAPADHMVGSTGVLQNPRDVLSEKQRSRLDRARTADQPVMILSQKEAEEIEKGRASGTKTWRFKADNVRDFAFASSRKFIWDAQGVDFDGRTVMAMSYYPKEANPLWEQYSTRTVVHTLKTYSKFTFDYPYPVAISVNADRIGMEYPMICFNYGRCEPDGTYSERMKWGVIGVIIHEVGHNWFPMIVNSDERQWTWMDEGLNTFLQFLTEREFDADFPSRRGTPASIVEYMSGDKSTQVPIMTNSESVFQLGNNAYAKPTAALNILRETVMGRELFDFAFKEYANRWMFKHPTPADFFRTMEDASGVDLDWFWRGWFFTTDHVDISIDDVRWFQINTRNPEDIRAWREEQKANEREHISEIRNREEMPKRLADKDSTLRDFYSDFDRHEAFAKHEEVAYERYIASLSDEELARLQSGQQFYEITFRNIGGLVMPLILEFEYADGTKEIRRIPAEIWRKNTEKVTKVFVTDKEAVSIMLDPHLETADADLGNNAWPRRAQPSRFKLYKQREFGRGTNEIQRYQKMQEKERAGSEE
- the nth gene encoding endonuclease III; its protein translation is MTKKEKAAFVMEQLERLYPETPVPLNHVDPYTLLVAVLLSAQCTDARVNQITPLLFERADNPHDMVKLTVDEIREIIKPCGLSPAKSKAIYGLSEIILEKHGGEVPQTFEELEALPGVGHKTASVVMAQAFGVPAFPVDTHIHRLIYRWGLSTGKSVEQTEKDCKKLFPRDSWNKLHLQIIFYGREYSPARGLDLNKDFITAAIGRKSVIQKAGKK
- a CDS encoding DNA polymerase beta encodes the protein MITQRQKQAIKDVLSAYKPIMIGLFGSYARGEQNSKSDLDLLVDFDDNVNLLDIIGMEQELSARLGIKVDLVTRRSLHPRLKEYVERDLIILKQ
- a CDS encoding DUF86 domain-containing protein, whose amino-acid sequence is MKKEPAIYLEHIAGCSLKILQYTENITQNDFMLNTLVQDAVIRNLEIIGEATKQLDHDFRSKYSEIEWKKIAGMRDKLIHDYIGVDLWAVFKVVKDIIPEFHQQISDIIQRESDGA